In Acidicapsa acidisoli, the genomic window GAGACACAGGACGCCGTAGAAGGAACGCAATCCCTTAGGTTCCGACATCCGTGTTTGAGACATACATCCCAATTTAGCTCTCGTTAAGTGGTCGCACCACTACATGTTATTGGACTACCGGGCTTCGATATAGGTTGCCTGATCCATCCAAATTATCTAACCTTTGGCGGCACATCGTCCAAAAATCGGCCCGTCAGTAGGGATCGTCACAGTACACGGAGGTCGTACAAGACAGCAGGAATTGTGGGTCGGGTAGCGGGTTGGAAATTTGCCATGGGCATGTTGGGATTCACCGCCCAAGGACCCGGCCAAGATATTCGTTAAGGCTTCTCAGGCTTTCCTCCAGGCCGATCCAGCCAATATATCCATCGGGACGGATCAGTACATACTCGCCCCGGCCCCCGCCATAAGCCGCGTCAAAATGGCCGTAGGCATCCACGTAGATTTGCGCGCCGTTAGTGCTCCCGGACGGCCTACGCTTGACATCGACACACTTTACCCTGCTCAACTCACTGCACTTCATATCGGTATCGTCGGCAAACAGCCGCAACAGGGTAAAATGCGGGCCACGCAAAAAATCGAACAGCCGAATCGCTTCGCCGGCAGCATTCAATCCTGGAGCGTCCGGAGCCCGGTCACCGGAAGCAACTTTCAGCACCGCGCCACTTGCGGTCTCGCTGAGTGACATCTCTTTGTAGGTGATGCCGAGTTGCAGCGTTACGGCATCGCGGCGCACCTTGTCCTCCTCGCCTGCCGCCGTGATCTGTCGATAGAGTTTCGTGCTCAGGCCGAGCACGTTTGCGGCTACTGGCAGTCGCTCCTCCTCGTACGTATCCAAGAGCGCCTCTGGAGCGCCTTTGAGCACACTTTCCAGTTTCCAGCCAAGGTTGTAGGCATCCTGTATCCCTGTATTCATGCCTTGCCCGCCCGCAGGTGAATGCACATGCGCGGCGTCTCCCGCAAGAAACACACGCCCGATTCGATATTGCGTCACCATCCGGATATTCGCACGGTACAACGAAAGCCAGGACGCTCCCGTCAGTTCGATATCCATACCGCCCGTGCGCTCCTCCACCAAGCGTCGGAATAACTCTAGCGACGGCTCTTGCTCATCACCCGGAGGCACCTGCGCCTGAAACTGAAACGCGTCGGTGGAAGGCAGAGGGCAGAGCGCCAACCAGCCGTCTGGATGGTTCGGCCACGAATGCCATGCGTCCTGGTCCAGGCCGCGCAGGTACACATCGCCCACATACATGCGCTCGTCTTTCCACGTCTCCCCCTCGAAAGGAACCTGAAGGACCTTGCGCACAAAGCTCTTGCCGCCATCCGCAGCCACAAAATACTGGCAGCGAACGCATTCCTCTCCTTTACTTTGTTGCAGCGTTGCCCTCACACCATTCCCATCCTGCACAATGGCAATCAGTTCTGTCGAAAGCTCAACCCGTCCTCCGTTTTTCTCTAAAGCTCCCCGCAGTGCTTCTTCCACGCGCCATTGGGGAGTAAGCAGCGGGCTCGCATAAGGTGTACTTGGCGTCGGATTGCGACCCTCGTGGGGCTCTCTCTCGCCAAGTATCTTCGTGCCGTCGTAACCGCGGAACGGAACGTGAAACCTTCCGTTGCGCAGTACCTGCTCGACAATTTCGAAGTCGTCCATCACTTCGAGACTGCGAGGTTGCAGCCCTTTACCCTTCGAACCGATGAAGTAAGTCTGTGCCTTATCGATGATTCGGAACTGGAGGCCACGGCGCGCGAGATCACACGCTAGAGCCAGTCCCGTCGGGCCGGCTCCCACAATCAGAACCTGAGTCTCTTGGTCGGTCATCGTTGCTCTGAAAAGATTTGGAAGAATGGGATGTTTACACGCTTCATGGAAAACAATAACCGCAAACAACCTTGGGCGCAATCCACGCCAGGAGACTGCTTCTAAAATGAATGGCGGAAATAGTCTTCGATGATGTCGCGGTATCTCTCTTTGTCCAGTTCGCATGTACTCATTGGCTTATCCTCCGAGACCAAGTAGCGTTCTCCCTTTAGTGAAAGTCCTACAAAAAATTGATCAGAGGTTTGGAGAAAAAGAGCCGGCGGAGTCCGGGTCAGGCTCAACCCCGTCTTGCCACGGCGAAATACTCCCAGGCGAACCGGCACCTGGAAGTGCTTTCGGCGCTCAACTGGCAGCAGCCTTCACGGCAGCGCGCCCCTGCTGATAAATGGTTAACCTGACAAATGCCGCTTGGAGGAGTGGCGCGGAGACGCCTTGTTTCCGCCCGCGTTCTATAAGATCCCCAAGAATACTCTCCACCTCGACAGGTGCTTGATCCTTGAGGTCGCGATACATCGACGTGGTCAACGGAGAACCAGGGGCAGTAAGTTGAGGGCTCTTCTCTGCCAGGAATGTCTCCGAGAGCGGATAGCCACAAGCCCCCGCGATTGAGGTGCATTCATGAAATACTGAGAGAGTTAACTCAGCGCCGCCGGGGACCGCCGCGATTTCGCCGATGCTTCCGTTAAGCAAACACGTGACAGCTCCGACGCTGGCCAACCACACCCACTTCTGCCACATATCCCGCAAAATGGCGGTGTCAAATCCAGCTCCACGAAAAGCATCATGCACTGCTTCAATCCGAGAAGTCATTTTGCCGTCCAGTTCGCCGTAGGTGAGGTTTTGGAAATCGGCAAGCTGGATTATCCGGCCCTGTGCGTCGATTTCAGTGGCTACGAAGCAACCCCCGCCCAGCACGGATTTCTCGCCAAACCTCTGTCTCAACGCGTCCATGTGCTGCATACCGTTGAGCACAGGAATGATGACCGTTTGTGGTCCCACTGAGGGCGCGAAGTCATCGATCGCGGCAGCGAGAGCGTAGCTTTTTACGCTCAGCAAGATAACGTCGTACTGGGAAGGAATCGCAGCCGCCTTCCGAATCGAAGTGGGTTAGTTTTCTTTCACAGCGAGCGTCTTGACGCGGCGTGGCCATCGCGAACTCAGTGAGTTTCCTGAGCTAATTGCTAAATACTTCAAGATGGAAGCCGCACAAAGCCGTAAGCGAGCCCGATGCAGACGGGACTTGACGGCCGGAGCAGAGATACCTAGTGCACGACCGATCTGCTTGACGGAACATCCCTGCATCATCTGCATCAGCACTGGAATTCTCAGACTGGGTTCGAGGTTCTGAATTGCATGAAAAAGGCAGCTTTGCCGCTGGCGTTGACCGAAGATCTCTTCCGGGTCTGGAGCAGTATCTTTCAAGTCGAAATGCGGAGTATCTTCTCCGGATTGCCCATTCGGGCCGAGTGATACTTCAGACCGGGCCCGCCGCTTGCGGAGGACCATGAGGGCGGAGTTTATCGCAATCCGCGTGAGCCATGAGTAAACTGTTGATCGACCCTCGAAGCGATCGAGTGATAAATATGCCCGCAAAAAGGCATCTTGCAATGCATCCTCAGCGTCTTCGGGACTTCTTGTAATCGAATAGATCGTTCGATACAAGCGCCGTGAGTAGATCCTCCACAAATCGTCAACCGACTCTGATGATCCGCGTCGCGCTACGGATACTAGTTGGCCATCTTCCTCTTCTCTCCTTTCATCTGAGTTATCGCGAATAGACGCAACTGTGTCTGCACGATTCATATCCGGTACTTGATACCGCTCGAGACGCGCGTCCTGGCAGAGTTGTCCGGTCTTCGCATCGAGCCGGTTACATGAATTCATCATTTATCTTTTCCTTCTGCTCAGATCCCGGCTGTGGCAGAGACATGCGCACACCTTCAGTGAAAGTCCGGCCCTGTCTCTCGTATAGCCGACGCCCAGAAACGTCCCCGGGATTGCAATCTCATTTTTCATAAGTCTCAGATCTCTTTTCAGTTGTGGAGGGTTTCACGATGCCGTTGACTCCTGCTCTTTGCGTTGACGTCCGGAAACCGTGCAAACAAACTAGCCCGCCGTTCAGTTCCGTTTTGCCAAAACAAAATTTCTGTCACTTGAAGCACCTCGGGATCGCTGAAATCGGCGACGTAAAGTTTGGTTGCCTAAAGGGGTGGGCAAGATAGTCGAATATACGTCATCCGCGGTCTGCTATTCGTCCCAGTGCCGAATTGGCATAACCAGATATAGGTCAGGACGATTTGGCAAATGCATCACGTAAGGCATTCCGTTTGATGGGTCCGGATTCAATCCCTCAAAGTCGTCTTGATGGGGACTGACGATCATCAGGTGTGGGCCAACGTGGGCCTCATGGCCGGAGCCCTTCGCCGATTGCCAGGCGCCAAGATACATGTACGAGATGCCGATACGATCAATGTTCGGCGTGCGGCCGGCAAGGCTGTCCTGCATCCAGCGCAGGAATATTGAGTCGAAGCATCCTGGCTCATCGTGCGAATATCCCGGAATGGCTGGAAGACATGTCCATTCGTTCGATCCTTTGCGAAGGAGCCGGTATTCACCTCCAGATGTCGTCGGCCAATCGAGCAGAGTCGCGTCCTTTGTAATGAAAGCGGGACCCGCGCGTAGTGCGTCTGCGATCTTCTCTGCATCAGTCACCGGCAATCGATCTGAAGACTGAGCGAAAGCGGTAGCTGCGGTCAAGAGAACCCTTGTGAGTAGCGTCATTGCAGTGTGTGATTTTTTCATCTTTGTCCTCCATGTTTATTGTGTCTGGTTGCACTAATTCCCAGCACACAAGTTTCGATGGCTTCGAGACTGCGCAGTCGCACTGTCATTGCTTCACAATGAATGATTCGAGCGAAATTCGACACAGAAAATCGCTTTTAGACACAAGTAAATTACATGAGAATGTTTTGCGAGAATTGGAGGAGAATGAATGCTGTCCTTCGAATCAATGAAGGCAGAATTTCATCGGTCGCTGCGAGTATCCCCTACGCAAGCCGGATTGGTGCTTATTTTGTCGTTGAACTCAATGGCTGATTACCCATCCCCGTTTACTGAGAAATCGCTTCTGCGGAGAAGGTTCAGATAAGATAGAGGTCCAATGCGATGCAGTAATTTGCGACCGCTCGGTTTCGCCGAGAATCTGATTAAATGTGCTTGCAAGTGTCCCTAGTCGTTTGATCGAATGCAAGCAAGCTCGATATGTTGCAGGAGAGCTTTCACCCTTCGATACGGGTGGTGTGGAAAACGACTATGAATCATGGACTCAGCTTAGACTCAAAGACTGCTCCGTTGGCCATTCGGCAGACTGCTAAACAAGAATCTATACCGGTAGATGTGGCCGAGGTCGCAGCACCTCAAGGAAATTGGATACTTCCAGCTGTCGGCAAAGTTCGTCTCGGTTTGATTCTCTCCGATTACTCTGCAAACTGGCATAGCTCAAAGGGGCTGTTGTCAATAGACGCGAGCTCCGGCAGTCTCTCGATTTGCGAATTCAACCAACCGCGGCACATGGAGATGCGAAACCCGGCAAGCGTTGCTCTCGTGCTTCTACGGAATGAAATCCTCGAGCAAACTCTACGCGGTATCCAACATCCGCGCGTAGAACTGCAGGAGCGTCACGGGCTTCAAGATCAGACCATGCGCCGACTCATGGAGGTTCTCCTTTACGAAAAGCGCCAAGGCTTCCAAAGCGGCGCCTTCTTTCTGGACGCCATAGCAGCAGCGTTAGCGAGCCACCTTATTCACCACTATTCCGCCGATGCACCACTCATAGAGAATTCCGTTGGAGGGATGGCGCCATCGATTCTGCGTCGGTCTATCGCGTTGATGGAAGCGCGTTTGGAAGGAGACCTTCGACTGGATGAGTTGGCAAACGAGGCTGGATTGAGCACATCGCATTTCATTCGGAGTTTCCGCGAGAGCACAGGGAAGACGCCCTATCAGTTTCTGCTTGACCGGCGAGTGCAAAGAGCGCAAACCTTGATGCGCAATCCCCGTACTTCGTTGACTGACATCGCCAAGTCAAGCGGCTTCGCCAATCAGCATCACATGGCCCGCGTTTTCCGGGGTATTACAGGAATGACGCCAAGCGCTTACCGTGGGTCATTATAATAATCAATTCGCAGAAACAACGCGCGCTATCTTGCGAAGGCCCTTATCGACGGCATTGAGTGGGCGGTCGACAAAAGTTGAACTTGCCCAAAAATCGGGAACACTGTAAGCGTGGCGTGGTGTCCGTATTGACATCCGGTTATTGACAAGTTGCGTCCAAAAGTCGCGACCTGTGGACACAGGTCAGAGCAGTGTTGCCTGAATTCATCACGGTTACAGTCTTCGGGCTATCGCTGCTAGTAAGACCATAGACCGTGCTTGCAAAGTCGAGGCTTGGCGGATCTGTAAGGTCCAGCTCCTGAACCGAATCGTAGTATTCTCCTGAGACATACAGATTTCCATTCCCGGCTATGGCGACACCGACGGGGAACCTGAAACTAAGAATGGATTGAGAGTATCCGCCTGCTGATGGAGTCTCTTTCAGCACGCGATTATTTGAGGTGTCGGCAATGTAGACATTTTCGTTGTCGTCGACCGCAATTCCCAGCGGGCCGCTGAGACTGCTTGCAATGATGCTCTGGGAGTAGTGTCGTTCGAAGGAGTCTCCTTTAATGCGCGGGAATTGATGTCATCGGCGATATACACGTTGCCCGCTGCATCGACGGCTACACCCCAAGGATCGCCGAGGCCGCTCGCGACAGTGCTCTCGATATAACTGCCCTTTGCCTCGGAGCATTTTTCAACACGTTCCTGAAGAGCCGTCATTGACCACGGCAAGCTAATTCCGACTCATACGACCCTGGATATCCGCTGGTTTTGTTTTCGATAGTCGGCGACCGCAAGGCCCGCGTCCGACCTGTCCCAAACCGGAGGCAATCAGGAGCGATTGCGCCTCGATATGGATTGCCAAAAGGAACTCCCGGCGGAATCGGCGGCTCGCATGGCCTCCACGACCAGTTCCGCCGTCATAGTGATCGGTTCGTTGTGTATGGTCTCATTCGGAATTGTGGCTCGTCTAGCTATCGTTTCGAGCAATTCCCGGCTGGGTTCACGAATACCGATATCGGCAAATGTGATGGGAAGACCTACACTGCTGGAGAATGCGAGGACTTCGTCAACAACGGACTGCGGCTGCGACTCGAGCATGAGCTGAGCGATGAGCCCGAACGCAACTTTTTCGCCATGCATGTAGTCATGTGTGCCAGGCGCGGTGGTAAGGCCATTGTGAATGGCGTGAGCTGCGGCAAGACCGGAAGATTCAAACCCAAGCCCGGAAAGAAGCGTGTTAGCCTCGACCAATCGTTCAAGAGAGTCGGTGGCTTCCTGTTGATGAAGTGCTTCGACGGCGGCCACGCCATCCGCAAGGAGCGTCTTGTAGCAAAGCTCCGCTAAAGCGAGAGCACTCCGCGTAGAGGCTCCGCCACGCATGTTCTTCACGCCACCCTCAACGCAGACCCTGGCCTCAAACCAGGTCGCGAGAGCATCGCCCATACCTGCCACCAGAGGCCGCACGGGACTCTTGGCAATGATCGATGTGTCCACCAGTACAAGATCAGGATTACGGCGGTAAATGCGATACTCCTCCACAGCACCAGCTTCCGTGTAGATAACGGAAAGAGCACTGCATGGAGCATCGCTGGAGGCTATGGTCGGACAGTTGATCACAGGAAGCGAGAGATCAGCGGCGATGGCCCGGGCCGTGTCCAGGACTTTTCCGCCTCCCGCCCCAATCACAACCCGCGCATGTGCAGCTCGCGCCGACTCGGCTCCCCGGCGAATTTCCGCCGCAGTACATTCACCTGCAAATGGGAGAACTTGATGTTTGATCCCGGCTTCCAGGAACGTCCTCCTCCAGGTCGCGGAGAGGAGCCGGATAGCACTGCTTCCGGCAACAATGATGGCTGGTCCATCGAGCCCAAGGTTGCGGATTTCGGCGCCAAGTTGCTCTGTGGCCTGGGGGCCTTGCGTGTATCGGGTAGGAGCGCAGAAGACTTTAAGCATGTGTCTGTGACCTGATGCGAAGATCTGGACAACGCATCTGCGATTCTACTCCGGAACAGACGCTACGACCCGAGCAGCGTGGTTAGGCAAATGTGGACTATAAACCGGAGGCCACGATGCTCCCGGACGCTAACGCGTTTTCGGGGGCTAATCCTGCCGTCCGATTGGAAAGGGCCGAATTTGGCGTTCTGGTCGACAGAGATCCCAACCGACGCTGATCAGTCAGTTGCATGGTTGATGGCAGGCTGTTGGCTAAGGAGGACTGACGGATTGGCGACGATACAGCCCGAACTCATGGATGCTTCCTTATACTGGATCGCATGCATCTCCATCGACGCCTCTTGGCTGCTCTCGTGATTCCATTGGGCGGCATGTACGAGTTCTGGCGGACTGGCCGCGTGACGGATTTAGAGCTCCTCTTGGGACCGGATTCGGGAGGTACCCAATTGAACGGAAGATATCGGTGCGCACCGCGCAAGTCGTGCACACGATAACTCGTGCGATCGGCTATTGATGAGAACGGAGACCTCGAACATGAAGCCTGATGAATTCAGCCGCACAGCCCTGATAGTCGCCCGACAACGAGCCGCTCATCAGGTGCTCGATCATGGCTCAATCCTCTATGACCCATTTGCCATGAAGATTCTATGTGAAGACGAAAAGGACGTGCTTCAATTTGCGAACCAACACCCCTTGGCCAGCATCGGACGTCTGTTCACCACCGCGCGAAGCCGGATTGCGGAAGATGCTTTGTCAAGAGCTGTCAAAAGAGGGATTCGGCAGATCGTCATCCTTGGAGCCGGACTCGACACGTTCGCTCTCCGGAATCCCCATGGCGCACTTGAGATCCGTATCTATGAGATCGACCACCCCGCGACGCAGGCATCGAAATGCGAGCGCTTGGCTAAAGTTCAAATCGCACTTCCGCCATCGCTAATACTCGTGCCAGTCGATTTCGAGCGGGAAGGTATGGGAGAGAAGCTCCTCGCCGCAGGCTTTCAGCAGAACTCGCCCGCGTTTTTCACTTGGCTCGGGGTTGTGCCATATCTGACACTGGACGCCATCGGCCGCACTCTGGACTACATGTCGTCAATCCAGAACTCGGAGGTGGTGTTCGACTACATGGAGACTCCCGAGACATTCTCAGAAGAGCTAAGGCAATTGGAAAAGGAGCGGACCGAACAGCTTAAGAAAATTGATGAACGTTCGGTCAGCCACTTCGAGTCGGCTGGTATTGCAACGATTCTTCGCTCGCACGGATTTTGTACCATCGAAGACATCAATTTCCAGGAGATCGCGTCCAGGTTCGGTCCCGCCGTTCAAGGACTCGCGCCCGGACACGCTGGCGTTCATGTTGTGCACGCTAAGCACTAATTGAACGCCGTCATCTATTGCTATGCAAATACAGAGTCCGCATGCATCGACTCAGACGACCGGCTTGTTGGCGTGGAGGCTCTCAGCGGACCCCGTTCGATCCGCCAACACAGCTGAATCGCGTTTCTCACCATTCGAGGGTAATGTGAAAGAAAATCTTGCGCCGCGCGGATGGTTGTTGTCGGCCCACAGGCGGCCCTCGTGCGATTCAATAATGGAGCGGCTGATCCGCAATCCCATGCCCGTGCCGTGAGTCTTGGTGGTAAAAAACGCATTGAAGATCTTGTCCACCTGCTTCTGTGGAAGGCCGACGCCCGTATCGCTGACCGAGATCAGTACCTGACCATCCTCATCGCGCTGCGACTGGATGATGAGCTTGCGCGTCCCATTCACGTCCCTCATCGCATCGAAGCTGTTCATCATGAGGTTCATCAGGACCTGTTGCAGTTGCACGCGATCTCCCATGACCGGAGGTAGGTCTGCAGCGAGTTCCGTCCGGATTAATATGTCGTATTGAATTGCCTCGCTGTGCAGGAGAAGCACCATCTCTCGAATAATTTCATTTAGATCAACCGACTCTCGTTGCAGAGTATCCTTCGTGAAGAGCAGACGCACTCTGTTGACGATTTCACCCGCACGTCTTCCGCTTTGTACGATTCT contains:
- a CDS encoding FAD-dependent monooxygenase yields the protein MTDQETQVLIVGAGPTGLALACDLARRGLQFRIIDKAQTYFIGSKGKGLQPRSLEVMDDFEIVEQVLRNGRFHVPFRGYDGTKILGEREPHEGRNPTPSTPYASPLLTPQWRVEEALRGALEKNGGRVELSTELIAIVQDGNGVRATLQQSKGEECVRCQYFVAADGGKSFVRKVLQVPFEGETWKDERMYVGDVYLRGLDQDAWHSWPNHPDGWLALCPLPSTDAFQFQAQVPPGDEQEPSLELFRRLVEERTGGMDIELTGASWLSLYRANIRMVTQYRIGRVFLAGDAAHVHSPAGGQGMNTGIQDAYNLGWKLESVLKGAPEALLDTYEEERLPVAANVLGLSTKLYRQITAAGEEDKVRRDAVTLQLGITYKEMSLSETASGAVLKVASGDRAPDAPGLNAAGEAIRLFDFLRGPHFTLLRLFADDTDMKCSELSRVKCVDVKRRPSGSTNGAQIYVDAYGHFDAAYGGGRGEYVLIRPDGYIGWIGLEESLRSLNEYLGRVLGR
- a CDS encoding class I SAM-dependent methyltransferase, with the protein product MKPDEFSRTALIVARQRAAHQVLDHGSILYDPFAMKILCEDEKDVLQFANQHPLASIGRLFTTARSRIAEDALSRAVKRGIRQIVILGAGLDTFALRNPHGALEIRIYEIDHPATQASKCERLAKVQIALPPSLILVPVDFEREGMGEKLLAAGFQQNSPAFFTWLGVVPYLTLDAIGRTLDYMSSIQNSEVVFDYMETPETFSEELRQLEKERTEQLKKIDERSVSHFESAGIATILRSHGFCTIEDINFQEIASRFGPAVQGLAPGHAGVHVVHAKH
- a CDS encoding helix-turn-helix domain-containing protein, which translates into the protein MRRLMEVLLYEKRQGFQSGAFFLDAIAAALASHLIHHYSADAPLIENSVGGMAPSILRRSIALMEARLEGDLRLDELANEAGLSTSHFIRSFRESTGKTPYQFLLDRRVQRAQTLMRNPRTSLTDIAKSSGFANQHHMARVFRGITGMTPSAYRGSL
- a CDS encoding 2-dehydropantoate 2-reductase, whose protein sequence is MRKAAAIPSQYDVILLSVKSYALAAAIDDFAPSVGPQTVIIPVLNGMQHMDALRQRFGEKSVLGGGCFVATEIDAQGRIIQLADFQNLTYGELDGKMTSRIEAVHDAFRGAGFDTAILRDMWQKWVWLASVGAVTCLLNGSIGEIAAVPGGAELTLSVFHECTSIAGACGYPLSETFLAEKSPQLTAPGSPLTTSMYRDLKDQAPVEVESILGDLIERGRKQGVSAPLLQAAFVRLTIYQQGRAAVKAAAS
- a CDS encoding RNA polymerase sigma factor; the protein is MMNSCNRLDAKTGQLCQDARLERYQVPDMNRADTVASIRDNSDERREEEDGQLVSVARRGSSESVDDLWRIYSRRLYRTIYSITRSPEDAEDALQDAFLRAYLSLDRFEGRSTVYSWLTRIAINSALMVLRKRRARSEVSLGPNGQSGEDTPHFDLKDTAPDPEEIFGQRQRQSCLFHAIQNLEPSLRIPVLMQMMQGCSVKQIGRALGISAPAVKSRLHRARLRLCAASILKYLAISSGNSLSSRWPRRVKTLAVKEN
- a CDS encoding glycerol dehydrogenase; this encodes MLKVFCAPTRYTQGPQATEQLGAEIRNLGLDGPAIIVAGSSAIRLLSATWRRTFLEAGIKHQVLPFAGECTAAEIRRGAESARAAHARVVIGAGGGKVLDTARAIAADLSLPVINCPTIASSDAPCSALSVIYTEAGAVEEYRIYRRNPDLVLVDTSIIAKSPVRPLVAGMGDALATWFEARVCVEGGVKNMRGGASTRSALALAELCYKTLLADGVAAVEALHQQEATDSLERLVEANTLLSGLGFESSGLAAAHAIHNGLTTAPGTHDYMHGEKVAFGLIAQLMLESQPQSVVDEVLAFSSSVGLPITFADIGIREPSRELLETIARRATIPNETIHNEPITMTAELVVEAMRAADSAGSSFWQSISRRNRS